One window of Carassius auratus strain Wakin chromosome 17, ASM336829v1, whole genome shotgun sequence genomic DNA carries:
- the LOC113117670 gene encoding adenosine receptor A3, with translation MSICVLLRKCLHLNAHVNMQWTAVVYAALMIGSSICSVLGNLVLLLVVLLNRSLQTDTWGLTLSFCLCDLALGISTIPFGVHNSLFQVKSYPSKSATCKGSAFLFLLLQLASIHSLTWATVDKFTEICFALSYPVIFTAYRAKIILAIVWVYSILTAALPLFGFGSYVYSETKFLCVPNFKPSSIAFNMLFMVVGIIIPVVLMCSMYGYIVHIARNQVRRGTFVCNEDHCFYVPASSYFKSSIVMVTTTVCLLVCWLPYIVICFYETLTGKESPQPASAVATWLVLFTSALNPWINSMTQTRYRAALRKTLNKIQQMFEYPRKNSQCTTIQPRRESNSFSSPAPSVPPALQTNNQPQQELTLV, from the exons ATGAGCATTTGTGTTCTTCTTCGTAAATGTCTGCATTTGAACGCACATGTAAACATGCAGTGGACGGCGGTGGTTTATGCAGCATTGATGATCGGTTCCAGTATCTGCTCCGTGTTGGGGAACTTGGTATTATTGTTGGTGGTGTTACTCAATCGGAGTTTGCAAACGGACACCTGGGGTCTCACTTTGAGCTTCTGCCTATGTGATCTGGCGTTGGGCATCTCCACTATTCCTTTTGGTGTCCATAACAGCCTTTTTCAAGTCAAGAGCTACCCTAGTAAGAGTGCCACCTGCAAGGGAAGCGCCTTTCTGTTTTTGTTGCTCCAGCTCGCCTCAATCCATTCTCTCACCTGGGCGACAGTCGACAAGTTCACGGAGATCTGCTTCGCCCTCAGCTATCCTGTGATCTTCACAGCATATAGGGCCAAAATCATCCTCGCAATAGTATGGGTCTACAGCATCCTCACCGCAGCTCTGCCACTCTTTGGTTTTGGTAGTTACGTCTACAGCGAGACAAAGTTCCTCTGTGTTCCCAACTTCAAGCCGTCCAGCATCGCCTTCAACATGCTCTTCATGGTGGTGGGAATCATCATTCCCGTTGTACTGATGTGCTCCATGTATGGATATATAGTGCATATAGCCAGGAACCAGGTGCGACGAGGGACGTTTGTTTGCAACGAAGACCATTGTTTCTACGTGCCAGCCAGTAGTTACTTCAAAAGCTCCATAGTAATGGTGACCACCACAG TGTGCCTGCTTGTTTGCTGGCTGCCATACATCGTTATCTGCTTCTATGAGACACTGACGGGAAAAGAGAGCCCGCAGCCTGCCTCGGCTGTTGCCACATGGCTCGTACTCTTCACTTCAGCTCTTAACCCATGGATCAACTCCATGACTCAAAC GAGGTACAGAGCAGCACTGCGCAAAACCCTGAATAAAATCCAGCAGATGTTTGAGTATCCTCGTAAAAACTCCCAGTGCACGACCATACAGCCACGCCGCGAGAGCAACAGCTTCTCCTCGCCAGCTCCCAGTGTACCTCCGGCACTACAAACAAACAACCAACCTCAGCAAGAACTCACGCTGGTTTGA